The Gemmatimonadaceae bacterium genome contains the following window.
TTCGTGCTGTCGGCGGAGAACGCCGCGGCGGTGAGCGGCATCTGCCGCAGCCTCGACGGCCTGCCGCTGGCACTGGAACTGGCGGCGGCGCGCACGCGCATCCTCGAACCGGCGGCGCTGCTGCAACGGCTCGACCACGCGCTGGACCTGCTCACCTCGGGCGACCGCGACCTCCCGCAGCGCCAACGCACCCTGCGCGCCACGATCAGTTGGAGCTATTCGCTGCTGACACCGGAAGAGCAGTTGCTGCTGCAGCGCCTGTCGGTGTTCCAGGAGGGCTGGTCGCTCGATGCCATGGAGGCGGTCTGCTACGAGCCCGGCGACCGCTGGCGCGCGCTCGACGAGTTGGCGTCGTTGGTCGAGAAGGGGCTCGTGCGCGTGACGGATGGTGGCGAGCGCTACGGATTGCTGGAGACGATCCGGGCGTTTGCGGCGGAGCAGCTGCACACACGGGGCGAGGTGGAAGCCGTCCGCGATGCGCACGCCCGCCACTTCGTCGACGTCGCAATGCGCGTGGCCGCCGGCATCCAAGGCACGACGCAAACGGACGCGATGCGGCTGGGCAAGCGGGAGAACGCCAACCTGTTCGCCGCCATCGGCTGGCTGCTCTCGCGCGCCAAGTCGGGCCACGCGGATGCCGTTGAGCAGGGCATGCTGCTCTGCGGCTCCCTGACGTTCTACATCCACATCGTCGGACTGCACCTCGTGGTGCTCGATGCGGTCGAGACGCTCCTGGCGCTGGCCAAGGATCGGCCGCCGACGCTGGGCCGCGCGCTGGCGAACTTCGCCGCGGGCATGGTCCTCGCCAGCACGGGCGAGCTCGACCGGTCGATTGCCTACTGGATGACGATGTCCACCGAGGGACTGGCGGTCGGGGACTTCGCCGTTGGTGGCTTCGGCCGCACCGGAGGAGGCTACGCGATGCTCGGGCTCGGCCGCATCGCTGAGGCGGGCGAGCAGCTCGCGTCGGCCCTGCCGCTGGTCGAGAAATCGGGCAACGAGTTCGTCTACGGCGTGACCCTCACGCTCGGCGGTCTGCACCGCTTCCTCAGCGGCGACCTCCCTGGCGGTAAGGCGCAGGTGGAGCGTGCGCACGAGATCCAGCGGCGCATTGGCGACAACGAAGGCGGCGGTATGTCCCTCAGCTTCCTGGCGCAGATGCATTTCGCCTCCGGCGACGTCCCGCGCGCGATGGAGCGATACCGCGAGGCGGAGGTCGCGTTCGAAACCGTCGGCGACAAGCCTGAACTCGCGCGCGTACAAGGCGAGCAGGGCTATCTCGCGCTGGCCGCGGGGGACATTGCTGCCGCGAGGAAGCTCTTCCTGCGTGCGCTTCGCAGCGCCGATGAGATCGGGAGTGCGCCGGCGACGGGGCAGGCTCTCCTCGGCCTCGCCGCGACGGAGTCCGCCGCCGGAAGACGTGACATCGCCGTCACGCTCGGGGCGGCCGCGCAGGCGCTGGTCGAGCGCGCCGGCGTGGTCATCGAACACGGGATGGCGCCCGGCCTGGCCGCGAAGATCGAGGCGCTGAAGGCCAGCGTGCCACGAGAGGCGCTCGAGGGACTCACGCAGCAGGGCCGTACACTGAGCCTGTCCGCGGTCGCCGCGCTCGTCGCCGGCTAGGGCACAGGTGTCGGGCATCGCCCCGCGCCGGTAACATTGGGGGTCGCGACCCCGTGTCGCGCGTGGCCGATTCCCGCTGCCTGGAGATTCGTGATGGTGCCCTCGACTTCCCTGCGCGCGCGCGCGTTCCTGTGGCTCGCCGCCTTTGCCCTGGTTGGCCTCGTCGCCGAGCGTGCGCCCGCCCAGGGCACCGCGACCCCGGCCCGCAACGCCTCGCGCAATCCGCTGCCGCTCGAGGCCGCGCGCCATCTCCGCACCACGGTCACCAAGGGCACCTGGATGTCGGTGGACGTCAGCCCCGATGGCCAACGCATCGTCTTCGACCTGCTCGGCGACCTCTACACGTTGCCCATCACCGGAGGCGAAGCCACGCGGCTCACCAGCGGCATGGCCCACGACGCGCAACCGCGCTGGAGCCCAGACGGCAGCAAGATCGCCTTCATCTCCGACCGCAGCGGCGGCAACAATCTCTGGGTGATTTCCGCGGATGCGTCGGACACCATCCAGCTCTCGAAGACCTCGGACGACCTCTACGTCTCTCCCGAGTGGACGCCGGACGGCAAGTACGTGGCCGTCACGCGCAGCGTGAGCGGCGGACCGAAGATCTTCCTCTACCATATTGATGGCGGCAACGGCATCCAGATGATCCGCGAGCCGAACGGGCAGTCGGCGCTCAGCGCGACGTTCACGCCGGATGGCCGCACGATGTACTACGCCCAGCGCGCGGGCAACTGGCAATACAACGCCGCGATGCCGCAGTACCAACTCGTCGCCTACGATCGCGACCTCGGCACGCGCACAACAATGACAAGTCGATACGGCTCGGCCTTCCGTCCCGCCGTCTCGCCCGACGGCAAGTGGTTGGCCTACGGCAGCCGACACGACGAGAAGACTGGCCTGCGCCTGCGCGAGCTGGCGACGGGCGAGGAGCGCTGGCTCGCGTATCCAATCCAGCGCGACAACCAGGAAGCGCAGCTCGAGACCGACGCATTGCCGGGCTACGACTGGACGCCGGACTCGCGCAGCATCGTGATGAGTTACGGCGGTGAGATTTGGCGCGTGCCCGCGGACGGAAGTGCGGCGACGAAGATCCCCTTCTCCGCCGCGCTCGACATCGGCATCGGTCCCGAGGTGAAGTTCCAGTATCCGATC
Protein-coding sequences here:
- a CDS encoding protein kinase; amino-acid sequence: MKSLPESFAAALESRYAISRELGAGGMATVFLAEDHRHHRQVAIKVLRPELAEALGAERFLQEITTTANLRHPHILPLFDSGEAGGSLFYVMPFVEGETLRDRLTRVGALPTDEALRIADEVADALHYAHSRGVVHRDIKPENILLENGHAVVADFGIAQAVRQQGGEKLTEVGLSLGTPHYMSPEQGAGDEVDARTDLYALGCVTYEMLAGAPPFEAPTPMAVLVKHAVQPVPSLAASRTDLPDTLVEAIARAMAKKAEDRYGSLLEWRAAIKPALVFGSSGATPRVAAIDKAPPAFATALLGRESQLQDAAAQLAAGARVLSITGYGGTGKTRFASALQRRVAAEYPGGSAFVSLASVTDPAEVLPTVTTALDLNEAHGRSALDALASLVGERRVLLLLDNLEQVVEAAEDIAALVARCPSLQVVTTSRRPLRISAEVELALPPLELPSAGAALEETLACPAVALFVQRAEKVRPGFVLSAENAAAVSGICRSLDGLPLALELAAARTRILEPAALLQRLDHALDLLTSGDRDLPQRQRTLRATISWSYSLLTPEEQLLLQRLSVFQEGWSLDAMEAVCYEPGDRWRALDELASLVEKGLVRVTDGGERYGLLETIRAFAAEQLHTRGEVEAVRDAHARHFVDVAMRVAAGIQGTTQTDAMRLGKRENANLFAAIGWLLSRAKSGHADAVEQGMLLCGSLTFYIHIVGLHLVVLDAVETLLALAKDRPPTLGRALANFAAGMVLASTGELDRSIAYWMTMSTEGLAVGDFAVGGFGRTGGGYAMLGLGRIAEAGEQLASALPLVEKSGNEFVYGVTLTLGGLHRFLSGDLPGGKAQVERAHEIQRRIGDNEGGGMSLSFLAQMHFASGDVPRAMERYREAEVAFETVGDKPELARVQGEQGYLALAAGDIAAARKLFLRALRSADEIGSAPATGQALLGLAATESAAGRRDIAVTLGAAAQALVERAGVVIEHGMAPGLAAKIEALKASVPREALEGLTQQGRTLSLSAVAALVAG